Part of the Thermococcus sp. 18S1 genome, GGAGAAAGCTTGAAGAGGTGGTGAGCTTCAACGGCTTCTGAGGAGCTTTTCCAATTCTCTTAAAACTCCCATCTGCTCCTCAACCTCAACCGCGCCGGGCCGTACTCTGCGAACCCTTCTCAGAGCTTCCCTCAGAGGGACGCCTTCCGAGTACATCACCCAGGCAACGGCAACCGTTCCGCTCCTCCCGAGGCCACCCATGCAGTGGATCAGGACCTTTTTGCCAGCCTTAACCCTCACTTCGATCCAGCGGAGGATTTCGAGGAGTTGGCTCAGAGTGGGAGCCGAGAAATCCTGAATGAGACTGTGAAAAACCTCAACGCCCCGTCTCTGCCATTCATCTATGCTGTAGGGGAGCTCAAACTCCTCAACGAGCACAACCACCGCATCGAAGGTTTCGGCAACTTCATCTATTTCGCGCCTCGTCGGCATTCGCGAGAAGGCAACGTTATCGTCAACGAATTTAGCCGAGCGCCACATGCTACCACCCAGGGGCATTCTGGGGCCATCTAGATAAACTTTTTGACAAAGCACCCATTTCGAATGACCTAATGAACCAAAAGGTATTTATGAACCTTAGGTAAGATTATCAAATAGACAGCAAACACAGGAGGGATGTGTATGAGGAGGCTTTACGCCCTCTTCGTGGTGGCTATCCTCGTATTGGGAGTTCTCGCCGCAGGATGTATCGGAACGAGCGAGACCTCAACTACATCCACCGAAAGTCCAGTGCCAACGAACACCGTTCCGCTCGTGGCGGACTCAAACGGCAACGTGAACACCAACGACCTCCAGTCATACATAGACTCTCTCCCCGCGGAACCGCTGACGGATGCAGAGAAGGAGGGGCTGCTTTTCATGGTGGAGGAGGAGAAGCTCGCCCACGACGTTTACACCAAGCTCTACGAGAAGTGGGGGCTCCAGATATTCGCCAACATCGCCAAGAGCGAGACGACCCACGTTGAGTCGGTGAGGATGCTTTTGGAGAAGTACAACCTGACGGATCCAACAGCCAGCGAGGGCATCGGCGAGTTCCAGAACGAGAAGCTTCAGGCCCTCTACGATCAGCTCATCGAGATGGGAATGAAGAGCGAGGTCGATGCGCTCAAGGTCGGGGCGATTATAGAGGAAACGGACATAAAGGACCTCCAGGAGTGGATTTCCCGGACGAACAAGGTTGACATAATAACCGTCTACGAGAACCTCATGATGGGGAGCAGGAACCATCTGAGGGCCTTTGTGGGACAGCTGGAGAACAGGGGAGTGACCTACGAGCCGCAGATTCTCCCCAAGGACGAGTACGATGAGATAATCAGCAGCCCCATGGAGACCGGAAGCGGAATGAGCGGCAAGCCTTGATTCTATTTTTCTTCCCACACCAGCAGTTCGTCCCTTTCACTCCCTGCAAGCAGGGTCCCATCCCCGTCAAAGACCCACGCGCCGCCAAAGCTGTCCCAGTGGCCGAAGCTGTTTACTATGAACGTTCTGACCCCAAGGAGGACAACTCGCCTTCCCATGTCGGCCACCTCCTCCGCGAGGTTGAACTCACCCCACGGTGAGCGATCCATCGGCATGAAGACGAAGTCCGGCCTTTTCCGTCTAATCCACTTCACTATCCTCTTGTTGTACAGGTCGCCGCAGATGATTATCGCGACCTTCCCGAACTCGGTTCTGGCGGTCTTTACGGTGTTGCCGGTGCAGAACCTCATCGGCTCCTGGAACTTGCGGTGCTTCAGCAGAACCTCACCGTTCCGGCCGATCAGCAGGGCGGAGTTGTAGACACAGTTCTTGTAGGGTTCCAAAAGGCCGAATACGATGTAAACGCCCGCCTTCCTAGCAAGCTCGCTCACCCTCTCCACCAGCTCGCCGTAAAGCTTCGCCCCGCTGAAGTCCCACTCATCAAAGCCCGTCAGACAGTATTCCGGAAAGACAACGAAGTCAGGGTTGTGCTCCAGGGCCTCCTTAAAGCGCTTTTCAAACTCCCGCCAGTTGGCGTCAAAGTTTCCGTACTCAACCCTCATCGGGATTAAAGCAACCCTCATTTAGGCACCTCCAGATATATGTCGGGACGATGAGAACCACGGCAATTAAGAGCGCAAGAAATGTGGGAGTTCTCACACCCTCGGGGGCATAGAGCGCGAAGGTAATCATTTCCAGGAGGTAAATGGCCGGGCCAGACTGCAGAAGCTCCTTTTCAATTCTGACTTTCGAAAAGCGTTCGTAGAGGCAGAAGAACGTTAACGAAACTACAAACCAGCCCAGATAGTTCGTCCAGGGAATTCCAAACCAGTTTATTGCCGTTGTAGTGTCCCAAACCCATGCGTCCCACCATGTCATTATGGGGTCTATCGACAGGTCAAGAACCACCATGAGGAGCGATGCGAAGACCAATCGGAACCTGTTATCCTCCAGAAAATAGCGCGCGGTCAGGTATGAGACAAGGCCAAAAACCGCCCACGCAAAGGGCACAAAAACGGCCACCCCAAAGACCTGGGGCTGGAGATTCTCGTAATGATAGCAGCCAAAAGGAGTACACAGGTTCGTCCCCACGATTTCCGCTAAAAAGCCCACGATAACGGATATCAGAAAGAACTTTGGAAAGTCCCTCCACAGTCGCCGGGATACAACTATCATTGCAAGGAGATAAATAATGTTGTAAATCGGCGAGCGCTTGAGGAGATTGGCCAGCAGTATAAGGGCAAGCACTATCCGGAGATCCCTTCCCATGATCAAAAATTGGATCAAAGGGATATAAAAGTGATGTTTCCTGACAGCCCGCAGTATCAGCGAAACCCAACAGGATCAAAAAGTCTTTAAGACCCCATAACGTTGTCACATGGGTGATCCCATGAGAACCCACTCCTTCGGCGTTGAGACCGTTCCGGTTGCTGCAGCTGAAGACCTCCTAATCGGAAGCGTCCACGACGGGAGGAACTACAAAATAATGCTCGCGAAGATTAGAGGGGAGGAGATCGTTGAGACTCGCTTTTTAGCAGGGAAAAAAGACTGGGAGGGACACAGCGCGCTCAATCTCGATGACGGCTACATGATAGGCGGAGCGGTTGAAGGGGTTGCAACGCCCGACGGCGGCAAGGGCTGGAAGGCCTATCTGGCAAGGCTTGACAAGGGGCTGAACGTCCTCTGGGAGCTGAAGCTTAACGTTAGAAACAACGGGGCGGTCTATTCAATCCTCCCCGCGGGGGATGGATTCTTCATCGCAGGAGACACCGGAAGGCCAGGCGACAAGGGGTTCTTCATCGGGAAGGTTTCCCCCGAGGGGAAGCTCCTCTGGCTGAAAGACTTCGGGAGCTGGGAGGATGCCGTCTTTACGGCCCTACTCCCGTCGGAAAACGGCCCAATGGCCATCGGCAGCGTCAAAGAAGAAAGATGGACGGTCAGGGCCTTCGGGTTCAGTAGAGAAGGCGAGTCGCTCGGCGAAAAGGTTCTCACCGAGGGAATAGCACTGAACGCCTGCCGTTGGAACGGGAAGCTTGTGCTGGCGGGCTACCTAGGGAAGAGCTTCTGGGTCCAAGCCGGTGAGCGGAGAATCGAGCTTGGTGAGGGAAGCGCCACCTCACTCCTGCCCGCAGGCAATAGGCTCTTCGTTGGGGGCGAGCTTGAAGGAAAGGCCGTTGTAGTCGAGATTTCCGTGGAAGGGGAACCGAAGGTAAGGGAGCTATGGAATAATGGCTGGGTCGAGGTTCTAGGGGAAGGAATCGTAGCGGGCGTGACGGGAGACTGGAAGATGGTCACCGCCCGCTTCTCCCCCTGAGAGCTTTTATTCCGGTATAGACGACGCCCAGCATGGCGAAGCCGAGTACGATGCCCCACAAGAGACCCGAGAGCGAGAAGATATCGCGGAGGTACTCGATGAACCTCGCGGTCTGGTCCCAAAGGACCACCGGGGAGAGCAGTGAGAGAGCAACAGCTACTCCTATGGCCTTTCTTGCCCGGTCGTACTTTATATAAGCCCAAAAAATCATATTGTCTAGCCAGTGGATCGCCATAACAACGAGAAGGCTTTTCGTGTATAGGTACGCCAATCCGAGGACGAAGCCCGCCAAAGTATTCGAAAGCAGTACCTTCCAGCTCCGCTCTGGGTGGGCGAACTTGTGAGCCAACCCGAAGAAAAGTGAAAGGGCAAGTAAGCCGGCAAATGGATTCCAAAGCGAGAGGAGACCTAGGAAGATGTAGCGAAAGACTAGTTCCTCCGGAAGAGCGGCGCTTATTATCTGAAGGAACGCCGCCTGTCCAAAACTCATGTTTTTACTCAGCTCAAATTCCTCGTTATAGTTCGCCTCGGAGCCGGCCAGCTTTTTGAGTTCAAGAATGGCTGGGACAACAGTCAAAATGCTCAATGACAGGAAAATTAGGAAGTAATCGGCCGGAAAGCTCCAGTGGATAAAGTAGAGTTTTGGATATAAGAGGGTTATGAATACGGCAAAAACGACAGTGAATATTGACATCGCTATCCAGTAACCTGTGATTTCCCCAAAACGTCTCCTAAAGGGTCCTATAAACTTCCCAAGGTATAACCCCTTTGTCAGGTAAATTAGGACTGCCAGAATGAAGACTACCGGGGGGTTCATCGGCACCACCGAAACCAACTTCATAGAAAACACTTAAAACTCTTTTGCGTTGTAATAGTGGGGATTCCCATGCGACCGGTAATCCTTGGGGGAGAAAAAGTCTCTCTTGGTGCAATCCTTAAGGAGGACATCCAGAAAATCTGGAAGTGGAACAATGACAGAGAGATTGTCAAAACTCTTGCCGATCCATCGGACGTCTCAACGCTTGAAGAGTGGATGAAGTGGTACGAGAGCCTGACGACTAAAAAGCTGACCAAAAGGGCCTTTGCAATACTCAATGAAGAGGGCGAAATCGTTGGGACAGTCATCGTGAGCGGGATAGACTTCAGGAACGGAACGGCGGAAATAGGGTATTTTCTTGGGAGGGAGTACTGGAACCGGGGTTATGCAAGTGAAGCAGTGAAACTAACCTTGGAGTACTGCTTCCGCTACTTGAACCTGCGCAAGGTCTACGCGAGGACGTACGAAAACAACATAGCCTCAATCCGAGTTCTTGAAAAGAACGGCTTTAAGCTCGTTGGCAGGCTGAGGAAGCACGCACATACACCCGACGGATATGTTGATGTGCTCTTCTATGACCTGTTCAGGGAGGAATGGGAGAAATGAGGCCCGTAATACTAAAGGGTAAAAAGGTCTCCCTGGCAATTCTCCTCAAGGAAGACCTCGGCAAAAGCTGGGAGTGGTTCAACGACAGGAGCACCGTTAGGGGTCTCTTTAACTCTGCTCACTTCACCGTGCCCGAAGAAGAGGAGGAGTTCTACGAGGAGCTGAAGAAGAACAGGGAGAAAAGTCCCACTTTCGCGTTGATAGAAAACGAGGGCGGAAAGCTCGTGGGTATAGCCGGCTTCAACTGGATTAACTGGCAAGCAAGGTGGGGGGAGATACTCTACTACCTCTCACCGGAAGAGAGGGGAAAGGGCTATGGAACGGAGACGGTGAGGCTCCTCTGTGATTACGCCTTTACTCATCTCAACCTGCACAAGGTCTGGGCGAAGGTTCATGAGGACAATCTGCCCTCCATACGCGTCCTTGAAAAGAACGGGTTCTCTTTGAGTGGACGGTTCAGAGAGCACGTCTGGAGCGACGGGAGATACATTGATGAGCTTATCTACGAGAGGTTTAGAGAGAACGATGAACGGCCCACCAAAACAACTTGAAAGGGAAAAGTACTTATAATTTGAAATCTAAAAATTTCCGGGACTACCCATGAGGCGCGTCGAAATTATTGTTCCATTCCTCATTATACTTCTGATCACGATGTCAGGCGGATGCATCAACAGCCCGCAGGATGAGAAAACAGAAAGCCCGATGATTGAGACGACCCACGAAGGTACGAGCGGGCACACCTCCGAAAACACATCCCCTCCCGGGGAAGCAAAGGCCACGTTCCCCTCGGGAACCTTCAAGCCGAAACGGGTGGACTGGTTCTCGTATTCTCCAAAGTACGCAGTTCTCGACGTGGTCTCCAGAATTTCCGAGAAATACAACGTCACTGAAAGCCCCGTGGACATACCCCTGCCCCCGAGGAGCCTCTCAAGCTTTACTGGGACGGCGGACGGAATCGAGTTCGGTCTCTTTGCCTACCCCAACTCAACCGCGGTCGAAGATGCCATGGATGACATGGTGGAACTCCTGATCGAGAACGGCTTCCGGCGGGGAGATGGAAACTTCTGGGAGAGGGGAAACGAGAGCTATACCACCTTTTACACCTACGAGCGCTACTTCTACGTCCTGTTCGTGGCGAGAACTGCCGGAGGGGATTCGGAAGAGAGAGCGATGCGCCTCTCGGAATTCACGTGGAGCATTATCACCATTGGACCCAATCCGGGCAAGGTCCTCGGTCTCTTCATGCCCATAAAGGTCGAGCCGATGAACTGGAGCAGGGAGAAAGGCCTAATCTTCTCCGGCTACCTGGACGCCCTGGAGGGAACCGTTGAGGGAACCAACGTGAGCGCTGTGTTCCTCATCTACCGGCCCTACGATGGAAGGGAGGTCTACCTCCAGCTCAAGGAGGCTCTCCTCAAAAACGGCTGGGTCGAGGATGAGTATATCAACACCTACACCCGCGGGCCGGTGGGAGGTATCGTGGCGAGCGACTACTTCGAGGCCGATGGCACCGGAATCTACATCGAACTGGCACGAGTTGCCGGCGTGGAGCGGGTTTCACTGCTGTCGGGGAACCCAGAGGAGGTCAAAGACCTCGTGGACATATTGTGGGGATGGAATGACCCTACTGAGGGGCTTTCCTTCGAGCGGGGAGGTGACTTACCGAGGGGAGTGTTTAAGCCGGTCAGCGAGAGAAGTGTGAGGCCGGGGACGGTGATATCGATGGTCCTCGATGACCTCCGGAAGGACTTCAACATCACGACCGACTTCGTCGACATTCCCGAAGTCCCGGCGGCGGCTTGGTACACGGGCAGGACCGGCGACGTCGAGTTCATGCTCCTTGTTTATCCGAACGCCACAGCCTACCTCACCGCGCTCGACGAGCTGACCGAAAAGCTCCTGGCCGGGGGATGGGAGAGAACCGACGATGGAAGGGAGCCCTACGCGAGAACCTTCACCCGGGACGCTGATACGATAACCGCCTTCGTCCAGTACCGCTACAACCATTACCTCGCGGTCGTCGTCAAGAAGCCCCGATACTCGACCAGCGACTTCTTCTGGCACGTGGTCGGCACGGGCGGGGCCAGCCCCGGCGAGCTGCTCTCCTTCGGCAAACTGAGGAACGACGTGAAGCCGTGGAACTGGACCGCAGAGGAGGGACTGGAGTTCGACGGATACATCTACAAGCTGGAGGGAAACACCTCTTCCGGGGGAGCAAGGGCCGCGGTGCTGTTCTACCCCTACGGCCTCGGCCGGGAGGTCTATCTCCAGCTAAAGAAGGCGTTCCTTGAAACGGGATGGATAGAGAGGGACTACGTCGAGCTCTCGTCCCACGATGAGAGGAGACGCCTAGCGGCCAACGACCTCTTCGAGAAAAGTGGGAAAGCGGCTTACATTGAGGTTTCCACCTACGGTGATATGGACGTCCTGATACTGCTCTACGGGGACAGGTCGAGCGTTAAAATCTCAGCCGAGGCAATGTGGGAGTAAATGGGAAAAGCAGCTACCTCCTGGAAGACCTGAAAAGCGTCTCCCTGAGCGGCGAGGCGGGGTCAAAGTCCCTAATCAGCTCATCGACAACCTCTGCCGGAAGACCCCCATCCAGAAGCGTCCGTTTAAAGCCCCGCTTCGCTCGGTTCGTTATCCTGACTATGCCCGCCATCCTGAACGCTAGCACTGGCAGTCGAAGAAAAAAGTGAAGGAGGCCTCTCAAGCTCACTCCTCCTTCCGCTCATCCGCTCCGGGGCCCCGCGGAGGGCCGGGAATATTTATGTTGCCGAAACCTCCTTTTCCAAAGCTAGCGATCATCTCCATGAGCTTCTTTCCGGGGTTTATTGCTTCCATGTACTCCTTCGTCAGTTCAAGGGCCGCATCCCTGTCCATCCCGGCCTCGGCCAGGTTCTTGTAGAACTCGGCCACACTCCTGCCCATCGCCTGAACCCTCTCCGGGCTGTAGAGCTCATTGAGGAGCTCCTTGAGCGGCTGGAGGATGTCCTCGATCATGTCGCCGACCTTATCCATGATGGCCGGTATCTTTTCGAGGTCCTTGTCGCCCTCGTAGGTCTGGATGAGGTCTTCCACGATCTCGGCCTTCTTTTTGAGGAGCTCGACCTCCTCCTCAGTTTTTGCGTTCCTTATCCCCTCGACCAGCTCGTCGAGGAGTTCCTCCAGCTTCTTCGGGACTCCTACTTTCTCATCCACCATATCAACCACCTCAATAATCGTTAGTCTGGTCAAACCTAATCGGCATTCCGATCATTTCGAGCCACTTTTTGACCACTTCGCGGGAGAGGGCATAGACCTTCCCCCTCTCACCGGGAACCTCGACAACGATGCCGAGGTTTTTTAACTCTGCCAGCTTCGCCCTAACGGTGTTCCGGGAGGCCTTTCCGCGCCTCCCCTTCAGCTCCCGCGCTATCTGGCTCACATTTGCCCTCTTCAGGTCGAAGAGAATCCGGACTATTTCACGCGCTATCGGGTCGCCCCTGACCTCGGGGACGACGAGATCCACACTGAGCCCGCCGTACTGGGCGTATATGTTGATGAGCCTAAGATAGGCCTGCGCCATCTGGGAGACCACTGCGAAGCTCTCCCTGAGCTCCTCAAGGGCTTTTCTGAGCTCCTGAACTTCCCTGGCAAGGTCTTCATCGGGCATGATTGTCCATAGAGTGGTCAATCATTTAGTCTTTCCGGTCAGATGTGAGCAGCTAAACTCCCAGTTGGATAAAACTTAAAGCAGAAATTATCAAGGCTAATTCATGAAGCGAACCCTCTACCGCTTGCATATGCTCACATCATCCCTCAGAATCGTCGGGGATGCTTTGGAGAGCGTCGCCCTACCCTGGAGTCTGCTGGACACAACCGGCTCGCTGGTGAGCATCGGCGGTTTTGCGCTCTTCACTCACTTACCGTGGGTTATTCTCCCTCCAATCCTCGGAAGAACCCTCGACAGGACGACCAGAAAAGTCAGGCTCGCTTTCCTCGCGCTCATTCTCCAGTCCCTGCTCGCAGTCCTTATAATCCCGCTATCCTCGAACCTTTGGGCCTTCTACCTCATAGTCTCGGGCATCTCCGCTCTGGACATCCTCCACCGCTACTACGGGTTTTCGCTGGTAGCCTCGATGACCCTCGACGAGAGTGAGCTTCAGGGATTGAACGCGGCGCTTGCGACCCTTGGTAATGGGGTCTCGCTGGTGGCGTTCCCGCTGGCGGGATTCTTGGCGTATCGCTTCGGGATAAGGGCAATGTTCCTTGACGCGGTTCTCCTTCTCATAGGGGCCCTCACGCTCATTCCCTACCTGAATGTCGAGGTGAAGCGCGAAGGGATTGCTGAAATGGAAGAGGAGGAGCGGTTGCAAATCAGCCAACGGCTCGTGGTTGGAATACTCGCCTCGGTGCTGCTCTTCAACTTCGCCATCGGCTCCTTTAGAATATTCGTCTTCGCTTCGCTGAGGGAACTCACCGGGGGTAAGGTTCTGTACGGTCTCCTTCAGGGGCTCACGACGGTCGGAAGCCTCGTGGCGGTTGCAGGGCTAACTTACCTGGCCAGCAGAAGGCTGGCCGGACTAAAGCGGCCGCTGATCCTCGGAATGCTCCTCCAGAGCACCGCACTCCTCATCGTCGGTGTTCCGGCGGTGATAGCACTGTTCCCAGCAGTTTTCATCCTCGGCTTCGGCGGGGAGCTCCTCAACGTTTCCTTCAACAGTTTGATGCAGAAGTTCATCCCTCTGCGGAGCCTTGGAACTGTCAGGGGCGTTTTTGACGCCCTCGCGACGCTTGTGATCCCGCTGTCGCAGCTGACCTTCGCGTGGCTGATTGAGAAAAACCTCTCCAGACCCCTGCTCTCATCGACGGCGTTCATCATGGCCGTTATATCTCTGGCATTCATGAGGTTCAGCCTGAGAGAGATTGGGTTAGATTGAAGAGCTTTTCCGCTTGGGCATCACGCAGCCCTTCCACTCCCCCGTTCTGGAGTATCGCGTTTATTTCCCGAGAAATCTCGTTGATAAGCTCAACATTGTCGGATATTTTCTCCCGGGGATTTTGGCTGTTCATGGCTGTGTGGAAGTAGACCTCTAAATTACTGGCCGCCACATGGAGTTTCCAGTATCTCTCATCCCCATTCAGCAGATAGAGGGAGAACGAGGCCTTTTCCAGCGTCACGGAACAGTAAGCGTACCTGCTCAGCCTCTCCCTAAAGACGTCATTGCTCACGTTGTTTTCGAGCATGATTCCGAGGGCGTTCATGTCCTCAAGGCAGAAGAGGGCGGTGTTTGAAACCTCAAACAGCCCATCCACAGTGGCCTCAACCTCTCTTTCCCCCTGATGGTATAAGTAACCGAGGGACGCGGCAATGACCAAGAGCACGGCGATGATGAGCGACGCAATGCGCCCCATTAATACCACCGAGCGTAATTGGGAAAGGGCCTTAAAAGGTTTCCCCAACCATCATTGGTGATACCATGGAACCACTCATCCGCGAGGCTAGGCCGGAAGATAGACCCTTCATCGAGGAAATAGCGAGGCTGACATGGGGCGGTGAGGATTACCTCGCGAGGGTGTTCGATGACTGGCTCAAAGACGGCGGCTTCTACGTGCTTGAGCTGGACGGAAGGGTCATCGGCACGGCTAAGATGACGCTTTTGCCGGGAAAGGTTGGCTGGCTTGAAGGGCTGAGGGTTCACCCGGACTACCGGGGCAGGGGCTACGGGAGGAAGCTCCACAGCTTCATGCTCGAACTGGGCGAGAAACTCGCCAAAGAGGGGAGGATTGAGGCCCTGGAGTTCTCCACGTACTTCCTGAACAGGGAAAGCATTGCGATGGCCAAGAAGGATGGATTCTCAATAATCGCGAAGTTCTTCAACCTGGGAGCGAAGGTTTCCGCCTTCGAGCCGGAGAGGGCGGAAAGGGCTGACTTGAGCATGGAGGACCTTGCCTTTGGCATCGTCCCCCTTGGCTGGAAATTTGTTCACAGAAGCGAGGAAGCCCTGAAGTGGCTGAGGGAAAAGGGCGAGGTATACGAGATCAACGGCTTCAAGTTCCTTGCCCCGAGGGGAGAGGTCACCTTTACCCCGCTTTCCACGGGGCTGGCGTGCTTAAAGGCTATGCTTCCGGGAATGGCGTGGGTCGCCCGGGAAAGGGGACGGGAAGACTTCGACCTCATGATCCCCAGCGGCATGAAGCCTGTTCTTCCGGGACTGAAGAGGCTCGGCCTTTTCCTCTGGGATGAGACGGAGGAGCCGAACGTTTTGGTGTTCAGGAAGGGGCTGGTTTGAAAGGTGAGCGATATGGAGATAGTCCGCATTAGTGAGGAACACCTTCGGGATTTTCAGGAGCTGTACATCGAATTCTTCAGGGAACTGAGGGGCAAGCAGGGCTGGAGCCCCCACGCCGAGGCAGAATACAGGGCCGAGGCTGTGCACTACT contains:
- a CDS encoding winged helix-turn-helix domain-containing protein gives rise to the protein MPDEDLAREVQELRKALEELRESFAVVSQMAQAYLRLINIYAQYGGLSVDLVVPEVRGDPIAREIVRILFDLKRANVSQIARELKGRRGKASRNTVRAKLAELKNLGIVVEVPGERGKVYALSREVVKKWLEMIGMPIRFDQTNDY
- a CDS encoding MFS transporter, whose translation is MKRTLYRLHMLTSSLRIVGDALESVALPWSLLDTTGSLVSIGGFALFTHLPWVILPPILGRTLDRTTRKVRLAFLALILQSLLAVLIIPLSSNLWAFYLIVSGISALDILHRYYGFSLVASMTLDESELQGLNAALATLGNGVSLVAFPLAGFLAYRFGIRAMFLDAVLLLIGALTLIPYLNVEVKREGIAEMEEEERLQISQRLVVGILASVLLFNFAIGSFRIFVFASLRELTGGKVLYGLLQGLTTVGSLVAVAGLTYLASRRLAGLKRPLILGMLLQSTALLIVGVPAVIALFPAVFILGFGGELLNVSFNSLMQKFIPLRSLGTVRGVFDALATLVIPLSQLTFAWLIEKNLSRPLLSSTAFIMAVISLAFMRFSLREIGLD
- a CDS encoding GNAT family N-acetyltransferase, translated to MEPLIREARPEDRPFIEEIARLTWGGEDYLARVFDDWLKDGGFYVLELDGRVIGTAKMTLLPGKVGWLEGLRVHPDYRGRGYGRKLHSFMLELGEKLAKEGRIEALEFSTYFLNRESIAMAKKDGFSIIAKFFNLGAKVSAFEPERAERADLSMEDLAFGIVPLGWKFVHRSEEALKWLREKGEVYEINGFKFLAPRGEVTFTPLSTGLACLKAMLPGMAWVARERGREDFDLMIPSGMKPVLPGLKRLGLFLWDETEEPNVLVFRKGLV
- a CDS encoding GNAT family N-acetyltransferase — protein: MRPVILGGEKVSLGAILKEDIQKIWKWNNDREIVKTLADPSDVSTLEEWMKWYESLTTKKLTKRAFAILNEEGEIVGTVIVSGIDFRNGTAEIGYFLGREYWNRGYASEAVKLTLEYCFRYLNLRKVYARTYENNIASIRVLEKNGFKLVGRLRKHAHTPDGYVDVLFYDLFREEWEK
- a CDS encoding DUF2202 domain-containing protein, translated to MRRLYALFVVAILVLGVLAAGCIGTSETSTTSTESPVPTNTVPLVADSNGNVNTNDLQSYIDSLPAEPLTDAEKEGLLFMVEEEKLAHDVYTKLYEKWGLQIFANIAKSETTHVESVRMLLEKYNLTDPTASEGIGEFQNEKLQALYDQLIEMGMKSEVDALKVGAIIEETDIKDLQEWISRTNKVDIITVYENLMMGSRNHLRAFVGQLENRGVTYEPQILPKDEYDEIISSPMETGSGMSGKP
- a CDS encoding carbon-nitrogen hydrolase family protein, whose protein sequence is MRVALIPMRVEYGNFDANWREFEKRFKEALEHNPDFVVFPEYCLTGFDEWDFSGAKLYGELVERVSELARKAGVYIVFGLLEPYKNCVYNSALLIGRNGEVLLKHRKFQEPMRFCTGNTVKTARTEFGKVAIIICGDLYNKRIVKWIRRKRPDFVFMPMDRSPWGEFNLAEEVADMGRRVVLLGVRTFIVNSFGHWDSFGGAWVFDGDGTLLAGSERDELLVWEEK
- a CDS encoding dual specificity protein phosphatase family protein; this translates as MWRSAKFVDDNVAFSRMPTRREIDEVAETFDAVVVLVEEFELPYSIDEWQRRGVEVFHSLIQDFSAPTLSQLLEILRWIEVRVKAGKKVLIHCMGGLGRSGTVAVAWVMYSEGVPLREALRRVRRVRPGAVEVEEQMGVLRELEKLLRSR
- a CDS encoding CPBP family intramembrane glutamic endopeptidase — translated: MNPPVVFILAVLIYLTKGLYLGKFIGPFRRRFGEITGYWIAMSIFTVVFAVFITLLYPKLYFIHWSFPADYFLIFLSLSILTVVPAILELKKLAGSEANYNEEFELSKNMSFGQAAFLQIISAALPEELVFRYIFLGLLSLWNPFAGLLALSLFFGLAHKFAHPERSWKVLLSNTLAGFVLGLAYLYTKSLLVVMAIHWLDNMIFWAYIKYDRARKAIGVAVALSLLSPVVLWDQTARFIEYLRDIFSLSGLLWGIVLGFAMLGVVYTGIKALRGRSGR
- a CDS encoding GNAT family N-acetyltransferase, whose amino-acid sequence is MRPVILKGKKVSLAILLKEDLGKSWEWFNDRSTVRGLFNSAHFTVPEEEEEFYEELKKNREKSPTFALIENEGGKLVGIAGFNWINWQARWGEILYYLSPEERGKGYGTETVRLLCDYAFTHLNLHKVWAKVHEDNLPSIRVLEKNGFSLSGRFREHVWSDGRYIDELIYERFRENDERPTKTT
- a CDS encoding carotenoid biosynthesis protein; this translates as MGRDLRIVLALILLANLLKRSPIYNIIYLLAMIVVSRRLWRDFPKFFLISVIVGFLAEIVGTNLCTPFGCYHYENLQPQVFGVAVFVPFAWAVFGLVSYLTARYFLEDNRFRLVFASLLMVVLDLSIDPIMTWWDAWVWDTTTAINWFGIPWTNYLGWFVVSLTFFCLYERFSKVRIEKELLQSGPAIYLLEMITFALYAPEGVRTPTFLALLIAVVLIVPTYIWRCLNEGCFNPDEG